A stretch of the Neodiprion lecontei isolate iyNeoLeco1 chromosome 4, iyNeoLeco1.1, whole genome shotgun sequence genome encodes the following:
- the LOC107223714 gene encoding acidic leucine-rich nuclear phosphoprotein 32 family member A isoform X2 has translation MEKRIELEKRGKNPGEITEFVLDNCRSTNIVGLTDEFVALNSLSLINVGLTSLKGFPKLPNLKKLELSDNRISGGLSLLSTSPKLTHLNLSGNKIKDLDTLQPLKEFKNLKSLDLFNNEATCMDNYREKVFSLIPSLQYLDGFDVNDREVDDSEGEDDEVNGNDDCDGDANEDDSDEVSDEDDDDDLDEEVVALDSVYKDYVDDDSDEEDYIGGEEEEDAEENDDDLDEEDGQEEDEGRIPFASPARGKKRKHEDGGEVGN, from the exons ATGGAGAAACGGATAGAGCTTGAGAAGCGAGGAAAAAACCCAGGCGAA atAACAGAGTTTGTCCTGGACAACTGTAGGAGTACAAATATTGTAGGTTTGACCGACGAGTTTGTAGCTCTGAACTCACTCAGCCTCATTAATGTGGGTCTCACAAGTCTGAAGGGATTTCCTAAGTTACCAAATCTGAAAAAG TTGGAGCTGAGCGACAACAGAATCTCTGGAGGTTTGTCCCTTCTAAGTACCAGCCCGAAATTGACTCACCTCAACCTCAGTGGAAACAAAATCAAAGACCTTGACACGCTGCAGCCTTTG aaaGAGTTCAAAAACCTGAAGAGTCTGGACCTGTTCAACAATGAGGCAACATGCATGGACAATTACAGGGAAAAGGTTTTCAGCCTTATCCCCAGCTTACAGTATCTCGATGG ATTCGATGTTAATGATCGCGAGGTCGATGACAGTGAAGGTGAAGATGACGAGGTGAATGGAAATGATGACTGCGACGGTGACGCCAATGAAGATGACAGCGACGAAG TTTCGGACGaggatgacgacgacgacttaGATGAGGAAGTTGTTGCTTTGGATAGCGTATACAAAGATTACGTGGAT GATGATAGTGACGAGGAGGATTATATTGGaggggaggaggaagaggatgCCGAGGAAAACGACGATGACCTTGACGAGGAGGATGGTCAAGAAGAGGACGAAGGTAGGATACCTTTCG CATCACCAGCCCGAggcaagaaaagaaaacacgaGGACGGCGGCGAGGTGGGGAACTAG
- the LOC107223714 gene encoding acidic leucine-rich nuclear phosphoprotein 32 family member A isoform X4, with protein MEKRIELEKRGKNPGEITEFVLDNCRSTNIVGLTDEFVALNSLSLINVGLTSLKGFPKLPNLKKLELSDNRISGGLSLLSTSPKLTHLNLSGNKIKDLDTLQPLKEFKNLKSLDLFNNEATCMDNYREKVFSLIPSLQYLDGFDVNDREVDDSEGEDDEVNGNDDCDGDANEDDSDEVSDEDDDDDLDEEVVALDSVYKDYVDDDSDEEDYIGGEEEEDAEENDDDLDEEDGQEEDEASPARGKKRKHEDGGEVGN; from the exons ATGGAGAAACGGATAGAGCTTGAGAAGCGAGGAAAAAACCCAGGCGAA atAACAGAGTTTGTCCTGGACAACTGTAGGAGTACAAATATTGTAGGTTTGACCGACGAGTTTGTAGCTCTGAACTCACTCAGCCTCATTAATGTGGGTCTCACAAGTCTGAAGGGATTTCCTAAGTTACCAAATCTGAAAAAG TTGGAGCTGAGCGACAACAGAATCTCTGGAGGTTTGTCCCTTCTAAGTACCAGCCCGAAATTGACTCACCTCAACCTCAGTGGAAACAAAATCAAAGACCTTGACACGCTGCAGCCTTTG aaaGAGTTCAAAAACCTGAAGAGTCTGGACCTGTTCAACAATGAGGCAACATGCATGGACAATTACAGGGAAAAGGTTTTCAGCCTTATCCCCAGCTTACAGTATCTCGATGG ATTCGATGTTAATGATCGCGAGGTCGATGACAGTGAAGGTGAAGATGACGAGGTGAATGGAAATGATGACTGCGACGGTGACGCCAATGAAGATGACAGCGACGAAG TTTCGGACGaggatgacgacgacgacttaGATGAGGAAGTTGTTGCTTTGGATAGCGTATACAAAGATTACGTGGAT GATGATAGTGACGAGGAGGATTATATTGGaggggaggaggaagaggatgCCGAGGAAAACGACGATGACCTTGACGAGGAGGATGGTCAAGAAGAGGACGAAG CATCACCAGCCCGAggcaagaaaagaaaacacgaGGACGGCGGCGAGGTGGGGAACTAG
- the LOC107223714 gene encoding acidic leucine-rich nuclear phosphoprotein 32 family member A isoform X1 — translation MEKRIELEKRGKNPGEITEFVLDNCRSTNIVGLTDEFVALNSLSLINVGLTSLKGFPKLPNLKKLELSDNRISGGLSLLSTSPKLTHLNLSGNKIKDLDTLQPLKEFKNLKSLDLFNNEATCMDNYREKVFSLIPSLQYLDGFDVNDREVDDSEGEDDEVNGNDDCDGDANEDDSDEVSDEDDDDDLDEEVVALDSVYKDYVDDDSDEEDYIGGEEEEDAEENDDDLDEEDGQEEDEGRIPFAASPARGKKRKHEDGGEVGN, via the exons ATGGAGAAACGGATAGAGCTTGAGAAGCGAGGAAAAAACCCAGGCGAA atAACAGAGTTTGTCCTGGACAACTGTAGGAGTACAAATATTGTAGGTTTGACCGACGAGTTTGTAGCTCTGAACTCACTCAGCCTCATTAATGTGGGTCTCACAAGTCTGAAGGGATTTCCTAAGTTACCAAATCTGAAAAAG TTGGAGCTGAGCGACAACAGAATCTCTGGAGGTTTGTCCCTTCTAAGTACCAGCCCGAAATTGACTCACCTCAACCTCAGTGGAAACAAAATCAAAGACCTTGACACGCTGCAGCCTTTG aaaGAGTTCAAAAACCTGAAGAGTCTGGACCTGTTCAACAATGAGGCAACATGCATGGACAATTACAGGGAAAAGGTTTTCAGCCTTATCCCCAGCTTACAGTATCTCGATGG ATTCGATGTTAATGATCGCGAGGTCGATGACAGTGAAGGTGAAGATGACGAGGTGAATGGAAATGATGACTGCGACGGTGACGCCAATGAAGATGACAGCGACGAAG TTTCGGACGaggatgacgacgacgacttaGATGAGGAAGTTGTTGCTTTGGATAGCGTATACAAAGATTACGTGGAT GATGATAGTGACGAGGAGGATTATATTGGaggggaggaggaagaggatgCCGAGGAAAACGACGATGACCTTGACGAGGAGGATGGTCAAGAAGAGGACGAAGGTAGGATACCTTTCG caGCATCACCAGCCCGAggcaagaaaagaaaacacgaGGACGGCGGCGAGGTGGGGAACTAG
- the LOC107223714 gene encoding acidic leucine-rich nuclear phosphoprotein 32 family member A isoform X3, producing the protein MEKRIELEKRGKNPGEITEFVLDNCRSTNIVGLTDEFVALNSLSLINVGLTSLKGFPKLPNLKKLELSDNRISGGLSLLSTSPKLTHLNLSGNKIKDLDTLQPLKEFKNLKSLDLFNNEATCMDNYREKVFSLIPSLQYLDGFDVNDREVDDSEGEDDEVNGNDDCDGDANEDDSDEVSDEDDDDDLDEEVVALDSVYKDYVDDDSDEEDYIGGEEEEDAEENDDDLDEEDGQEEDEAASPARGKKRKHEDGGEVGN; encoded by the exons ATGGAGAAACGGATAGAGCTTGAGAAGCGAGGAAAAAACCCAGGCGAA atAACAGAGTTTGTCCTGGACAACTGTAGGAGTACAAATATTGTAGGTTTGACCGACGAGTTTGTAGCTCTGAACTCACTCAGCCTCATTAATGTGGGTCTCACAAGTCTGAAGGGATTTCCTAAGTTACCAAATCTGAAAAAG TTGGAGCTGAGCGACAACAGAATCTCTGGAGGTTTGTCCCTTCTAAGTACCAGCCCGAAATTGACTCACCTCAACCTCAGTGGAAACAAAATCAAAGACCTTGACACGCTGCAGCCTTTG aaaGAGTTCAAAAACCTGAAGAGTCTGGACCTGTTCAACAATGAGGCAACATGCATGGACAATTACAGGGAAAAGGTTTTCAGCCTTATCCCCAGCTTACAGTATCTCGATGG ATTCGATGTTAATGATCGCGAGGTCGATGACAGTGAAGGTGAAGATGACGAGGTGAATGGAAATGATGACTGCGACGGTGACGCCAATGAAGATGACAGCGACGAAG TTTCGGACGaggatgacgacgacgacttaGATGAGGAAGTTGTTGCTTTGGATAGCGTATACAAAGATTACGTGGAT GATGATAGTGACGAGGAGGATTATATTGGaggggaggaggaagaggatgCCGAGGAAAACGACGATGACCTTGACGAGGAGGATGGTCAAGAAGAGGACGAAG caGCATCACCAGCCCGAggcaagaaaagaaaacacgaGGACGGCGGCGAGGTGGGGAACTAG